Proteins encoded within one genomic window of Thalassospira sp. TSL5-1:
- a CDS encoding ABC transporter permease — protein MRRGFSLRQSFMSFYLFIQVTKRLAIALVTLVIVSFAVFFATELLPGDVAQILLGQAATPEAVAGLRDAMGLNEPALHRFIGWLIGLTHGDLGISYANSMPVAELIHGRLSNSLKLAGVTTLVSVPVSLFMGIGAAMWRNSWFDRVISVLTISVISVPEFMVATLSVLIFAVWLDWLPALSFGADVSSFSAMLRAYAMPVITLSCVVSAQMIRMTRAAVIETINTPYVEMALLKGASRPRMVLVHALPNALGPIANAIALSLSYLVGGVIIVETIFNYPGVAKLMVDAVSTRDLPLIQSCAMIFCISYLSLITLADLIAILSNPRLR, from the coding sequence ATGCGACGGGGGTTCTCTTTGAGACAATCGTTTATGTCATTTTATTTATTCATTCAGGTTACAAAGAGACTGGCGATTGCCTTGGTGACGCTTGTCATCGTTTCGTTTGCCGTTTTCTTTGCCACCGAACTGTTGCCAGGCGATGTGGCCCAGATTCTTTTGGGACAGGCGGCAACCCCCGAAGCCGTGGCCGGATTGCGCGATGCAATGGGGCTTAACGAACCTGCCTTGCATCGGTTTATTGGTTGGTTGATCGGCTTGACGCACGGTGACCTTGGAATTTCCTACGCAAACAGCATGCCTGTGGCAGAATTGATTCATGGTCGTCTGAGCAACTCTTTGAAGCTTGCCGGTGTGACAACACTTGTTTCTGTTCCGGTGTCGCTGTTCATGGGGATCGGGGCGGCGATGTGGCGCAATTCATGGTTTGACCGGGTTATTTCCGTTTTGACGATTTCGGTGATCTCCGTGCCGGAATTCATGGTGGCAACCCTCTCTGTCCTGATCTTTGCCGTGTGGCTCGACTGGTTGCCCGCGCTGAGTTTTGGTGCGGATGTCAGTTCTTTTTCGGCGATGCTCAGGGCATACGCGATGCCTGTTATTACGCTGTCATGCGTTGTTTCGGCACAAATGATCCGTATGACACGCGCGGCCGTCATTGAAACCATCAATACACCCTATGTGGAAATGGCGTTACTTAAGGGTGCCTCGCGCCCACGCATGGTGCTTGTTCATGCCCTTCCCAATGCCCTGGGGCCGATTGCAAATGCCATCGCCCTGTCGCTGAGTTATCTGGTCGGCGGTGTGATCATTGTTGAAACGATTTTCAATTATCCCGGTGTAGCAAAGTTGATGGTCGATGCGGTTTCAACCCGCGATCTGCCGTTAATCCAGTCCTGTGCCATGATATTCTGTATCAGCTACCTCTCGCTGATTACCCTGGCTGATCTGATTGCTATTTTGTCTAACCCGAGGTTGCGCTGA
- a CDS encoding aspartate aminotransferase family protein, whose protein sequence is MLTNSLIELDRQHLVHPVSSFRGHEARGVRVLKSAKGAIVRDSEGRELIDGFAGLWCVNTGYGQDSIVEAAARQMRELPYATGYFDIGAEAPIRLASELADRAPGDLNHIYFTLGGSDAVDSTIRYIRYYWHAKGQPNRDQFISIEQGYHGSSTMGAGLTALPAFHDGFGAPYAWQHKISSHYVYRNPVGTDPQAIIDASVAELRAKIAELGEDRVAAFYAEPIQGSGGVLVPPTGWVKAMRDVCTEYGILFVADEVITGFGRTGPIFACFDEDIVPDLMTVAKGLTAGYAPMGAVFMSDSVYETIAQGAGPKAVGHGFTYSAHPVSAAVALEVLRLYEGGLFERGIEAGKRLMAGLETLRDHPLVGDVRGRGMLAAVELVVDKEKKTPLPAEIQPATRLLDRAWEHGLIVRSFPQGVFGYAPPLCCTDEEIDQIVERTRRVLDVTLDDPEIIAALR, encoded by the coding sequence ATGTTAACCAATTCTTTGATCGAGCTGGATCGCCAGCATCTGGTTCATCCGGTTTCATCGTTTCGTGGTCACGAAGCCCGTGGTGTGCGTGTTCTGAAATCGGCCAAGGGGGCCATTGTTCGCGATAGTGAAGGGCGCGAACTGATCGACGGTTTTGCCGGTTTGTGGTGCGTGAATACCGGTTATGGTCAGGACAGCATTGTCGAGGCGGCAGCACGGCAGATGCGCGAATTGCCCTATGCGACCGGTTATTTCGACATTGGGGCCGAAGCGCCGATCCGGCTGGCATCGGAACTGGCTGACCGTGCCCCGGGCGACCTAAATCATATCTATTTCACGCTGGGCGGGTCGGACGCGGTTGACAGTACGATCCGCTATATCCGTTATTACTGGCATGCCAAGGGGCAGCCCAACCGGGACCAGTTCATTTCGATTGAACAGGGCTATCATGGTTCATCAACGATGGGCGCTGGCCTGACCGCACTTCCAGCTTTCCACGACGGATTTGGCGCACCATATGCGTGGCAGCACAAAATTTCATCGCATTACGTCTATCGCAATCCGGTAGGCACGGACCCACAGGCGATTATCGATGCTTCCGTTGCCGAATTAAGGGCAAAAATTGCCGAACTTGGCGAAGACCGTGTTGCCGCATTTTATGCCGAACCGATCCAGGGTTCCGGTGGCGTTCTGGTTCCGCCCACGGGCTGGGTCAAGGCGATGCGCGATGTTTGTACTGAATATGGCATTTTGTTCGTTGCTGACGAAGTCATTACCGGTTTTGGCCGTACCGGGCCGATATTTGCGTGCTTTGACGAGGATATTGTGCCGGACCTGATGACGGTCGCCAAAGGCTTGACCGCTGGCTACGCCCCAATGGGGGCCGTGTTTATGTCCGACAGTGTTTACGAGACGATCGCACAGGGCGCAGGCCCCAAGGCTGTGGGACATGGTTTTACCTATTCGGCACATCCGGTTTCGGCCGCTGTCGCCCTGGAAGTTCTAAGGCTTTATGAAGGCGGGTTGTTTGAGCGTGGTATCGAGGCCGGTAAACGCCTGATGGCCGGGTTGGAAACGCTGCGCGACCATCCGCTGGTGGGAGATGTGCGAGGCAGAGGCATGCTGGCGGCCGTTGAACTTGTTGTGGACAAGGAAAAGAAAACCCCGCTCCCGGCAGAGATTCAGCCTGCCACCCGCCTGTTGGACCGGGCCTGGGAGCATGGCCTGATTGTCCGGTCGTTCCCGCAAGGTGTTTTTGGCTATGCGCCACCGCTGTGCTGTACGGATGAAGAAATCGACCAGATCGTGGAACGGACCCGCCGCGTGCTTGATGTGACGCTGGATGATCCTGAAATTATTGCGGCACTGCGCTGA
- a CDS encoding ABC transporter permease: protein MKSEISIASSSPALRTKSYSFNIVGRIGLVIIVFWMTVALLGPWISPHPPGEIVDWDYFGPVTSKFWLGTDYLGRDMFSRILLGARYTVGISLAAVTIACTIGVILGMIAAVIGGWFDMILSRLLDAINGIPSLLFGMVVVAAVGSSIPVLILTLAANYMPGSYRFARALAVNVNTMDFVTVARVRGESTPYLIIREIFPNILGPVLADLGLRFVFVVLVLSGLSFLGLGVQPPNADWGALVRENIGGLSFGAPAVIFPSIAIASLTISVNMFIDNLPTKIRDRSE from the coding sequence ATGAAATCAGAAATTTCGATTGCCTCTTCGTCACCCGCGCTGCGCACCAAGAGCTATTCTTTCAATATTGTCGGGCGTATTGGCCTGGTGATTATTGTGTTCTGGATGACGGTGGCGCTTTTGGGGCCCTGGATATCTCCGCATCCCCCAGGTGAAATCGTTGATTGGGACTATTTTGGTCCGGTTACATCTAAATTCTGGCTGGGAACCGACTATCTGGGGCGCGACATGTTTTCGCGTATTCTGTTGGGGGCACGTTATACGGTCGGCATTTCGCTGGCTGCTGTCACCATCGCCTGCACAATCGGCGTGATTTTGGGCATGATTGCTGCCGTTATTGGTGGCTGGTTTGATATGATTCTGTCGCGCCTGCTTGATGCGATTAACGGCATTCCCTCGCTGTTGTTTGGTATGGTTGTTGTTGCGGCGGTGGGGTCGTCCATTCCCGTGCTGATCCTCACACTGGCAGCCAATTATATGCCAGGTTCCTATCGGTTTGCCCGGGCGCTGGCGGTAAATGTCAATACGATGGATTTTGTTACCGTGGCCCGTGTTCGGGGCGAAAGCACCCCCTATCTTATTATTCGCGAAATATTCCCCAATATCCTGGGGCCTGTTCTGGCCGATCTGGGCTTGCGATTTGTTTTTGTCGTTCTGGTTCTTTCGGGCCTTTCGTTTCTGGGGCTTGGTGTTCAGCCGCCAAATGCGGACTGGGGCGCGCTGGTGCGGGAAAATATTGGCGGACTGAGCTTTGGCGCGCCAGCCGTGATCTTTCCGTCCATCGCAATCGCCTCGCTGACAATTTCGGTCAATATGTTCATCGATAATCTGCCGACCAAAATTCGTGACAGGAGCGAGTGA
- a CDS encoding ABC transporter substrate-binding protein: protein MNKPTNWTNRDDAMVENMLRRGASRRDLLKFMMVSGVGAAAGGSILLRAGNALAATPVSGGHLRAAAWSSSTADTLDPAKASNATDYVRCCAFYNRLTFLDEKGIVRMELADKIDTKDAKTWEVKLKSGVEFHDGKTLTADDVIYSLKRHLDKSVGSKAHSIAEQMTDISKVDDLTVKIGLLAANADLPTILALHHFMILADGTTDFTTANGTGPFICKTFEPGVRSIAVRNENYFKSQKAYLESFEFFAIADNSARINALLSGDIQLAANLNPRSMRMLDGHDSVRASISTSGNYTDLNIRLDQDPGTHFDFVEGMKNLMNRDMIKNSVLRGLGEVANDQPIPPSSRYYNLNLEPRAYDPEKALFHFKKAGLVGTEIPIIASDAANSAVDMATVIQQAGSEIGMNLKVERVPSDGYWSNYWLKSPVHFGNINPRPTPDILFSLFYMSNAPWNESRYKSDKFDNMVLEARGELNEDKRTTIYWELQEMISKEAGTVIPAWLSNVDGVSSKVEGLRPNPLGGMMGYAFAEYVWLKA from the coding sequence ATGAATAAACCGACAAACTGGACAAATCGCGATGATGCGATGGTTGAAAACATGTTGCGTCGTGGCGCGTCACGTCGCGATCTGTTGAAATTCATGATGGTTTCTGGTGTGGGGGCCGCAGCCGGTGGCTCGATTTTACTGCGCGCTGGCAATGCACTGGCGGCAACACCGGTTTCGGGTGGGCATCTGCGCGCTGCGGCCTGGTCATCTTCGACGGCTGATACCCTTGACCCGGCGAAGGCATCGAATGCAACCGATTATGTGCGGTGTTGCGCATTTTATAACCGGCTGACATTTCTTGACGAAAAAGGGATCGTCAGGATGGAGCTGGCCGATAAAATTGATACCAAAGACGCCAAGACCTGGGAAGTCAAACTCAAATCCGGGGTTGAGTTTCATGACGGCAAAACACTGACGGCCGATGACGTCATTTATTCCCTGAAGCGTCATCTTGATAAATCGGTGGGGTCCAAAGCCCACTCTATTGCCGAGCAGATGACCGACATTTCAAAAGTAGATGACTTGACGGTCAAAATCGGTTTGCTGGCTGCAAATGCCGATTTGCCGACAATTCTCGCCCTGCACCATTTCATGATTTTGGCTGACGGGACGACCGATTTTACGACGGCAAACGGGACCGGACCATTCATCTGCAAAACCTTTGAACCGGGTGTGCGTTCCATTGCCGTGCGCAACGAAAACTACTTTAAGTCGCAAAAAGCCTATCTTGAAAGCTTCGAGTTTTTTGCGATTGCCGACAACAGTGCGCGGATCAATGCTTTGCTGTCCGGGGACATTCAGCTTGCAGCCAACTTAAACCCGCGTTCGATGCGTATGCTGGATGGTCATGATTCGGTTCGTGCCTCCATCTCCACATCCGGCAACTACACGGATTTGAATATTCGTCTTGATCAGGATCCGGGGACCCATTTCGATTTTGTCGAAGGCATGAAAAACCTTATGAACCGGGATATGATCAAAAACTCGGTTCTGCGCGGCTTGGGCGAAGTTGCCAACGACCAGCCAATTCCCCCGTCAAGCCGCTACTATAACCTGAATTTGGAACCGCGCGCTTACGACCCAGAGAAGGCTTTATTCCACTTTAAAAAAGCCGGGCTTGTTGGCACCGAAATTCCGATTATTGCGTCTGATGCGGCAAATTCGGCGGTTGATATGGCCACTGTCATCCAGCAGGCCGGCTCCGAAATTGGCATGAACCTGAAAGTGGAACGGGTGCCATCGGATGGTTACTGGTCAAATTACTGGCTGAAATCCCCGGTTCATTTCGGCAACATCAACCCGCGCCCGACCCCCGATATCCTCTTCTCGCTTTTCTATATGTCAAACGCGCCGTGGAATGAAAGCCGTTACAAATCGGATAAATTCGATAACATGGTGCTCGAAGCACGCGGCGAACTGAATGAAGATAAGCGCACGACGATTTACTGGGAATTGCAGGAAATGATTTCCAAAGAGGCGGGGACAGTTATTCCTGCCTGGTTGTCGAACGTTGATGGCGTTTCCTCCAAGGTTGAAGGTCTTCGTCCAAACCCACTGGGCGGCATGATGGGATACGCTTTTGCCGAATATGTATGGTTGAAAGCATAA
- a CDS encoding glyoxylate/hydroxypyruvate reductase A, producing the protein MALLYLSTPKRAAVWQKVFADVGEEMVIGEDAVKDPAAITHIACWYPPVDIARYPNLRVVISVGAGVDQIPALPGGVQLSRTVSSQIDRMVREWVVMATLMLHRGMATYIDQAARQVWQAHAGTAMRETTVGIMGTGRVGLPVARTLIDLGFNVCGWNRSGRPVEGMPVYGERDLDRFLGQTNLLICLLPLTDQTRGLMSSTFFEKLPIRSRLVHAGRGAQLDMDALHAALQEGRIESAMLDVTNPEPLPQGHWAWSDPRVIITPHIGSVTDYEEGARHVLAVIKADRDGCEIPGRVDQNLGY; encoded by the coding sequence ATGGCGCTGCTGTATCTCTCAACACCGAAACGTGCGGCTGTTTGGCAGAAGGTTTTTGCCGATGTGGGCGAGGAAATGGTGATTGGCGAGGATGCCGTGAAGGATCCTGCTGCCATTACACATATCGCCTGCTGGTATCCACCGGTTGATATTGCCCGCTATCCCAATTTGAGGGTTGTGATCAGTGTAGGGGCGGGGGTTGATCAGATCCCCGCGCTGCCTGGCGGGGTGCAGTTATCACGGACTGTGTCGTCGCAAATTGACCGGATGGTGCGAGAATGGGTGGTGATGGCCACCCTGATGCTTCATCGCGGTATGGCCACCTATATTGACCAGGCAGCACGCCAGGTGTGGCAGGCGCATGCTGGTACGGCCATGCGCGAAACCACGGTTGGTATCATGGGCACCGGGCGGGTTGGCCTGCCCGTTGCCCGAACACTGATTGATCTTGGTTTTAATGTCTGTGGCTGGAACCGTTCGGGCCGTCCTGTCGAGGGAATGCCTGTTTATGGGGAAAGGGACCTCGACCGCTTTTTGGGGCAAACCAACCTTTTGATTTGCTTGCTGCCCCTGACGGATCAAACCCGGGGGCTGATGTCGAGCACATTTTTTGAAAAACTGCCGATCAGAAGCCGCCTGGTCCATGCCGGGCGGGGAGCTCAGCTTGATATGGATGCCCTGCATGCTGCCTTGCAGGAAGGGCGGATTGAAAGTGCGATGCTTGATGTGACCAACCCGGAACCTTTGCCCCAGGGGCATTGGGCCTGGTCCGATCCCAGGGTCATCATTACGCCGCATATTGGTTCTGTGACTGATTATGAAGAAGGCGCACGGCATGTCCTTGCCGTGATCAAAGCCGACCGTGACGGCTGTGAAATTCCAGGACGTGTTGATCAAAATTTGGGCTATTAG
- a CDS encoding GNAT family N-acetyltransferase: protein MTTDQTHSRKLPEGMEIVPFTTDHLEGAWGLSQAESWPHRVEDWALTLSVSQGVVAVCNGEIVGTSLCSLFGDVATLNMIVVDGRMRGRGLGRLMMEKIIAIAGDREQRLVATREGVPLYEKMGFVGKGRIVQHQGIVGPVIATQETVRVATADNIEEDLKTICQMDRAASGMSREKLFANIALSGGTVFVVEGGFAMLRRFGRGEVAGPIVANSTETAKALISAAAARCEGSFLRLDLPAEYELSGFVESLGLAHTGGGLCMTRAARERDPQDMKTYALVSQALG, encoded by the coding sequence ATGACAACAGATCAAACCCATTCGCGAAAGCTGCCCGAGGGTATGGAAATCGTCCCTTTCACCACAGATCATCTTGAAGGGGCCTGGGGCCTTTCCCAGGCAGAATCCTGGCCCCATCGGGTGGAAGACTGGGCATTGACCCTGTCTGTTTCGCAAGGTGTTGTTGCTGTTTGCAACGGGGAAATTGTGGGAACCTCGCTTTGCTCGCTGTTTGGTGATGTTGCGACCCTGAATATGATTGTTGTCGATGGCCGTATGCGCGGACGGGGCCTTGGCCGTTTAATGATGGAAAAAATTATCGCCATCGCCGGCGATCGTGAACAACGCCTTGTTGCGACCCGGGAAGGTGTGCCGCTTTACGAGAAAATGGGTTTTGTCGGCAAGGGGCGCATCGTCCAGCATCAGGGGATTGTCGGTCCTGTGATTGCCACGCAAGAAACAGTGCGCGTGGCTACGGCGGACAATATCGAGGAAGACTTAAAGACAATTTGTCAAATGGATCGGGCTGCATCGGGTATGTCGCGCGAGAAGCTGTTTGCAAATATTGCCTTGTCAGGGGGTACCGTTTTTGTTGTCGAGGGTGGTTTTGCCATGCTGCGCCGGTTTGGCCGGGGCGAGGTTGCTGGCCCGATTGTGGCAAACAGCACGGAAACGGCAAAAGCCCTGATTTCTGCCGCCGCCGCCCGATGTGAAGGTTCCTTCCTGCGCCTTGATCTTCCTGCTGAATATGAACTGTCTGGCTTTGTTGAATCCCTGGGGCTTGCCCATACCGGTGGTGGGCTGTGCATGACCCGTGCCGCCAGGGAACGTGATCCGCAAGATATGAAAACCTATGCCCTGGTGTCCCAGGCGCTTGGCTGA
- a CDS encoding HAD-IA family hydrolase, which yields MANDAAIKSLTEFRYVTFDVVGTLIDFEGAIKDGLAAIAVKEGVALDGEEALAVYRDARYEPDAGLFPDDLGRCYSRIAQKFSLPDTAEYRQFMIDAVGDAKPFPDSVEAMAILKQHYKLIAMTNARRWAFEKYASKLGEPFLAGFTTDDTGTEKPDPKFFHQVFAYIEEDGGSTDEILHTAQSQYHDIGISRELGIKNAWIERRHAQKGYGGTITPRQFTQPDYHFHALIELAKAAQDAFGARTRQS from the coding sequence ATGGCGAATGATGCTGCTATCAAGTCTTTAACCGAATTTCGTTATGTGACGTTTGACGTTGTTGGCACGCTGATCGATTTTGAGGGCGCGATTAAGGATGGCCTGGCCGCAATTGCCGTCAAGGAAGGCGTTGCGCTGGATGGTGAAGAGGCCCTGGCGGTATATCGTGATGCACGATATGAGCCCGATGCCGGGCTTTTTCCCGATGATCTTGGTCGTTGTTATTCCCGAATTGCCCAGAAATTTTCGCTGCCTGATACAGCAGAATACCGCCAGTTTATGATTGATGCGGTGGGGGATGCGAAACCGTTTCCCGATAGTGTCGAGGCAATGGCAATTCTGAAACAGCATTACAAGCTGATAGCCATGACAAATGCCCGGCGTTGGGCCTTTGAAAAATATGCAAGTAAACTGGGCGAACCTTTCTTGGCCGGTTTTACGACAGATGATACCGGAACCGAAAAGCCGGACCCAAAGTTCTTTCATCAGGTTTTTGCCTATATTGAAGAAGATGGCGGCAGTACGGACGAAATTCTCCATACGGCGCAAAGCCAGTATCACGACATCGGAATTTCCCGTGAACTGGGGATAAAAAACGCCTGGATCGAACGCCGTCATGCGCAAAAGGGCTATGGTGGAACGATTACGCCCCGCCAATTTACGCAACCCGATTACCATTTTCATGCGCTGATCGAACTGGCCAAAGCAGCCCAGGACGCATTCGGTGCGCGAACTCGACAGAGCTGA